A window of the Desulfovibrio sp. UIB00 genome harbors these coding sequences:
- a CDS encoding 4Fe-4S binding protein has protein sequence MSNKNEHPSIKKYHERKILNSDPSTVQKLSAKELKKLCIECGADDVGIVEIDRSALAAEKQAVLAVFPWTKSFVCFVARINRENLRSPARSIASLELHQVEDRLNYTARKVAAMLERKGIRAATPAVGFPMEADKWNSGRMHVISHKLIAAEAGLGKMGLHRNIIHPVFGSFVLLDSVLIDAEVDEYDAPLDYNPCLDCKLCAAACPTGAISPDGFFNPVNCLTHTYRELLGGFSDFVENIASSKSAKDFRSKTSDAETVSMWQSLTGGPCYKSVYCMAVCPAGDDVIPQFIEDKKTFIAEVVKPLQQKEETVYVLPGSDAESHVLHSFPNKKIKHVGNGIRPQTIASFLSSMSFAFQRNQSEGLDAAYHFTFTGNEEHEATIIIRNKTLTIGMGHAGTPDICINADAKAWLRVLHKDSSMIKEIILRRIRVKGPINLLKAFGKCFA, from the coding sequence ATGAGTAATAAAAATGAGCACCCGTCAATAAAAAAATATCACGAAAGAAAAATATTGAACTCAGATCCCTCAACGGTACAAAAGTTGAGTGCTAAAGAACTAAAAAAATTATGCATTGAATGCGGTGCTGATGATGTAGGCATTGTAGAAATCGACCGCTCTGCGCTTGCAGCAGAAAAACAGGCAGTACTCGCCGTTTTCCCTTGGACAAAGTCATTTGTCTGCTTTGTAGCACGGATCAACCGGGAAAACCTGAGAAGTCCAGCACGGTCCATCGCAAGCCTTGAACTGCATCAAGTTGAAGACCGATTGAACTATACGGCTCGAAAAGTAGCGGCAATGCTTGAACGCAAGGGCATTCGTGCGGCCACTCCTGCTGTTGGGTTTCCAATGGAAGCGGACAAATGGAACAGCGGAAGAATGCATGTAATCTCGCACAAACTCATAGCTGCTGAAGCAGGACTTGGAAAAATGGGGCTTCACCGCAACATAATCCATCCTGTATTCGGGAGCTTTGTTTTACTTGATTCGGTGCTCATTGATGCTGAGGTAGATGAATACGATGCTCCTCTGGACTATAATCCGTGTCTTGACTGTAAGCTCTGCGCTGCCGCCTGCCCCACAGGTGCAATTAGTCCTGATGGCTTTTTTAATCCTGTAAATTGCCTGACCCATACCTATAGGGAATTACTTGGTGGATTTAGCGATTTCGTTGAAAATATTGCATCCAGTAAAAGTGCTAAGGACTTTCGCTCAAAAACAAGCGACGCAGAAACTGTATCCATGTGGCAAAGTTTGACTGGCGGCCCCTGCTACAAATCTGTCTATTGCATGGCTGTCTGCCCGGCTGGTGACGATGTAATTCCTCAGTTTATAGAGGATAAGAAAACCTTCATCGCAGAGGTAGTCAAACCACTCCAGCAGAAAGAAGAAACAGTGTATGTTCTGCCGGGTTCCGATGCGGAAAGTCACGTTTTGCACTCTTTTCCCAACAAAAAGATAAAGCATGTTGGTAACGGCATTCGGCCACAGACGATCGCTTCTTTCCTTTCCTCAATGTCATTCGCTTTTCAACGCAACCAATCTGAAGGGCTTGATGCTGCCTATCATTTTACATTTACCGGAAACGAAGAGCACGAAGCAACCATAATTATCAGAAACAAGACATTGACCATCGGGATGGGCCATGCAGGTACTCCGGATATTTGCATTAATGCCGATGCAAAAGCATGGTTGCGAGTGCTCCACAAGGATAGTTCAATGATTAAAGAGATCATCTTAAGAAGAATTCGCGTAAAAGGGCCAATTAATCTGCTTAAGGCATTTGGTAAATGTTTTGCATAA
- the mfd gene encoding transcription-repair coupling factor: MDTFGALLSSNDRQIYLERSGMVTRCRLACEALDKGRSVALVARTREEFHAARSLAALFSPEISLADPAVVRPAWQWPCLGLPALSQWQDKPSWAARLAALYSLTLGKPRVLVVSVESLLLRYMPVNFFHTRTLELGKGSDYAPELLLEQAVEWGYERVAMVTRPGEMARRGDILDLYPSGYARPVRLEFFGDTLEEMRFFDAETQRSLQGCDELTLLPVSPLAFAARETEAARKRFDRMFAEGRIGENDCYSFKKSLDAGGAGLLPGCAVEAPSLLEDWLPQDCLWLLPGEADSAEALRDGRLALKERLEAEDAPLPQPASLALRKSSQPAPWNAFQRVYAEPLVMGVEERGLDFAERTLHSFSDLFPLSGAQDRPWQHLATALKEWQGARRQVVLSFSSGRSRAKFLKLAEQDGILPAQRYAPDQRGLFALVSPFRQGADLAWDNALVLGEDILYPKAEKTPRVSSRVFKGLDSFDDLKAGDLLVHRDYGIGRFAGLHHMDVNAVANDFLLIEYSGRDKLYVPADRMGLIQRFKGSEGVEPALDRLGGTGWTSGKEKARKAIEKIAADLVEMYAYRKVTKGFRYDPPGELYHEFEATFGFEETPDQAKAIQDVLDDMDKSQPMDRLVCGDVGFGKTEVALRAAFRAASEGRQVVLLCPTTVLAEQHYQTFRARLAGFPVNVGLLSRFVTRPKQKEVLKAAATGQVDILIGTHRVLSSDVKLPNLALLILDEEQRFGVRHKEKLKALKKNVDVLTLTATPIPRTLQLSMSGIRELSIIETAPQDRKPVASAVLRRDDSVLRKVLEREIEREGQVFWVYNRVQGLERVAEYVHTLVPTARVGMAHGQMSETELEDTMHKFWHGELDVLVCTSIVESGLDFPRANTLVVDQAQMFGLGQLYQLRGRVGRSDRQAYAFFVVPDAERLTSIAEERLRIIMDMDYLGAGFQVAMEDLRLRGAGNILGEVQSGHMCRVGLDLYLEMLEEAVGRLKGTPEAQTVETELTLGLPAHIPASYIEDGRERLRCYKTLTSASGGAAREEAALGIRDRFGPFPEELRNFLAVLDFKQFLTELQVQKADVHINHVRLVWPDGQTAVQPERIVALTASMKDARMLPPAGLHLPMPSDVSFPEGLDRLRTALEGIRVKAGA, from the coding sequence ATGGACACTTTCGGCGCATTGCTCTCAAGCAACGACAGGCAGATATATCTGGAACGCAGCGGCATGGTCACGCGCTGCCGCCTTGCCTGCGAGGCTCTGGACAAAGGGCGCAGCGTGGCTCTTGTGGCCCGCACCCGCGAAGAATTTCACGCGGCCCGCTCCCTTGCGGCCCTGTTTTCTCCCGAAATTTCTCTGGCGGATCCGGCAGTTGTGCGCCCTGCATGGCAGTGGCCCTGTCTGGGGCTGCCAGCCCTGAGCCAGTGGCAGGACAAGCCCTCATGGGCTGCCCGGCTTGCCGCGCTGTATTCCCTCACCCTTGGCAAACCGCGAGTGCTGGTGGTTAGTGTTGAAAGCCTGCTGTTGCGCTACATGCCGGTCAATTTTTTCCACACGCGCACGCTGGAGCTTGGCAAGGGCAGCGATTACGCCCCCGAGCTGCTGCTGGAGCAGGCGGTGGAGTGGGGGTACGAGCGCGTTGCCATGGTCACGCGGCCCGGCGAAATGGCCCGGCGAGGCGACATCCTTGATTTGTACCCCTCTGGCTATGCCCGCCCCGTGCGGCTGGAATTTTTTGGCGACACGCTGGAGGAGATGCGCTTCTTTGACGCGGAGACCCAACGGTCTTTGCAAGGATGCGACGAACTGACCCTGCTGCCTGTCAGCCCGCTGGCCTTTGCTGCGCGCGAGACCGAGGCTGCGCGCAAGCGTTTTGACCGCATGTTTGCCGAAGGCCGCATTGGCGAAAATGACTGCTATTCCTTTAAAAAATCGCTGGATGCTGGCGGAGCGGGCCTGCTGCCCGGCTGCGCCGTAGAAGCTCCCAGCCTGCTCGAAGACTGGCTGCCGCAGGACTGCCTGTGGCTGCTGCCCGGCGAGGCCGACAGCGCCGAGGCCCTGCGGGATGGCCGCCTTGCACTCAAGGAGCGGCTTGAGGCCGAGGACGCGCCCCTGCCTCAACCGGCATCGCTGGCCCTGCGCAAAAGTTCGCAGCCTGCGCCGTGGAACGCCTTTCAGCGCGTGTACGCCGAACCTCTGGTCATGGGTGTGGAAGAGCGCGGTCTGGATTTTGCGGAAAGGACTCTGCATTCCTTCAGCGATCTTTTTCCTCTTTCCGGCGCGCAGGATCGCCCCTGGCAGCATCTTGCCACCGCTCTCAAGGAGTGGCAGGGCGCGCGCAGGCAGGTGGTGCTGAGTTTTTCATCTGGTCGCAGCCGAGCCAAGTTTCTGAAACTGGCAGAACAGGACGGCATTCTTCCTGCCCAGCGCTATGCACCCGACCAGCGTGGTCTTTTTGCTCTTGTTTCGCCCTTCCGCCAGGGCGCGGATCTGGCGTGGGACAACGCCCTGGTTCTGGGCGAGGATATCCTGTACCCCAAGGCGGAAAAAACGCCCCGCGTTTCGTCGCGCGTTTTCAAGGGGCTGGATTCCTTTGACGATCTCAAGGCTGGCGATCTGCTGGTGCACCGCGATTACGGCATTGGTCGTTTTGCCGGGCTGCACCACATGGATGTCAACGCTGTTGCCAACGACTTTTTGCTTATCGAATACTCCGGGCGCGACAAGCTCTACGTGCCTGCCGACCGGATGGGGCTTATCCAGCGGTTCAAGGGTTCGGAAGGCGTGGAACCCGCGCTGGACCGGCTGGGCGGCACCGGCTGGACTTCGGGCAAGGAGAAGGCCCGCAAGGCCATTGAAAAGATCGCCGCCGACCTTGTGGAAATGTATGCCTACCGCAAGGTGACCAAGGGCTTCCGATATGACCCTCCGGGCGAGCTGTACCACGAATTTGAGGCCACGTTCGGCTTTGAAGAAACCCCTGATCAGGCCAAGGCCATTCAGGACGTGCTTGACGACATGGACAAGTCCCAGCCCATGGACAGGCTCGTATGCGGCGACGTGGGCTTCGGTAAAACGGAAGTTGCCCTGCGCGCTGCATTCCGCGCCGCTTCCGAGGGGCGTCAGGTGGTGCTGCTTTGCCCCACCACGGTGCTTGCCGAGCAGCATTACCAGACCTTCCGCGCCCGTCTGGCGGGTTTTCCCGTCAATGTGGGGCTGCTCAGCCGCTTTGTGACGCGCCCAAAGCAAAAGGAAGTGCTCAAGGCTGCGGCCACCGGGCAGGTGGATATTCTCATCGGCACCCACCGCGTACTTTCAAGCGACGTCAAACTTCCCAATCTTGCCCTGCTGATTCTGGATGAAGAACAGCGTTTCGGCGTGCGCCATAAGGAAAAACTCAAGGCCCTTAAAAAGAACGTGGACGTGCTCACCCTGACAGCCACGCCCATTCCGCGCACCTTGCAGCTTTCCATGTCCGGCATACGCGAGCTTTCCATCATTGAAACCGCGCCGCAGGATCGCAAGCCTGTGGCTTCGGCTGTACTGCGGCGGGATGATTCCGTGCTGCGCAAGGTGCTGGAACGCGAGATCGAGCGCGAAGGCCAGGTGTTCTGGGTCTATAACCGTGTGCAGGGCCTGGAGCGGGTGGCCGAGTACGTGCACACCCTTGTGCCCACGGCCCGGGTAGGCATGGCGCACGGGCAGATGTCTGAAACCGAGCTTGAAGACACCATGCACAAGTTCTGGCATGGCGAGCTTGATGTGCTGGTATGCACCTCCATTGTTGAATCCGGGCTGGATTTTCCCCGCGCCAATACGCTGGTAGTGGATCAGGCCCAGATGTTCGGCCTTGGGCAGCTCTATCAGCTGCGGGGCCGGGTGGGCCGCAGCGACAGGCAGGCCTATGCTTTTTTTGTAGTGCCGGATGCGGAGCGCCTCACCTCCATTGCGGAGGAACGCCTGCGCATCATTATGGATATGGATTACCTGGGGGCCGGTTTTCAGGTCGCCATGGAAGACCTGCGCCTGCGCGGCGCGGGCAATATCCTCGGCGAAGTGCAGTCGGGCCACATGTGCCGCGTGGGCCTTGATCTGTACCTCGAAATGCTTGAGGAGGCCGTGGGCCGCCTCAAGGGGACGCCTGAAGCGCAGACCGTGGAGACGGAACTTACTTTGGGCTTGCCTGCGCATATTCCCGCATCGTACATTGAGGACGGGCGCGAAAGGCTGCGCTGCTACAAAACGCTCACATCGGCCTCTGGCGGCGCGGCGCGTGAGGAAGCGGCCCTTGGCATACGCGACAGGTTTGGCCCCTTCCCCGAAGAACTGCGCAACTTCCTTGCCGTGCTGGATTTCAAGCAGTTCCTCACAGAGTTGCAGGTGCAAAAGGCCGATGTGCACATCAACCATGTGCGGCTTGTCTGGCCGGACGGGCAGACCGCCGTGCAGCCTGAGCGCATAGTAGCCCTTACGGCTTCCATGAAGGACGCGCGCATGCTGCCGCCTGCCGGGCT
- a CDS encoding TetR/AcrR family transcriptional regulator: protein MLKNITIGYSQLRGLQNSKKLMIDKWTNRSKYGIMKRIHSKEEIIQIGLELILSNGFNATGVEAILKQAKIPKGSFYNFFSSKEEFCLKIIDKYLEDVSAVFHPIFTDPSYPPLMRIRKSFEARIALFESYNCAKGCLLGNLGQEMSDQYESVRMRLLQGILGWEKQLSALLHEAQENKELPAEIDVNILAENLIASFQGALLWAKIKKSLIPLNNFISLYFNTFLRIN from the coding sequence TTGCTGAAAAACATAACAATCGGTTACTCTCAGCTGAGGGGGCTTCAAAACTCTAAAAAATTAATGATTGACAAATGGACCAATCGGTCTAAATATGGAATTATGAAACGAATTCACAGTAAAGAAGAAATCATCCAGATCGGGCTTGAGCTGATATTGAGCAATGGCTTTAACGCTACTGGCGTAGAGGCTATCTTGAAACAGGCAAAAATTCCCAAAGGGTCTTTCTACAACTTTTTTTCTAGTAAGGAAGAATTCTGTCTAAAAATAATCGATAAGTACCTTGAGGACGTCTCTGCTGTTTTCCATCCCATTTTTACAGACCCCTCGTATCCGCCACTAATGCGCATAAGAAAAAGCTTTGAAGCAAGAATTGCACTCTTTGAGAGCTATAACTGTGCTAAAGGGTGCTTACTGGGCAACTTGGGACAGGAAATGTCGGACCAGTATGAAAGTGTACGCATGCGGCTTTTACAAGGCATACTTGGGTGGGAAAAGCAATTGTCTGCACTATTGCATGAAGCCCAAGAAAATAAAGAACTGCCCGCAGAGATTGATGTGAACATACTTGCAGAAAATTTAATCGCATCATTCCAAGGTGCACTACTCTGGGCTAAAATTAAAAAATCTCTTATCCCGTTGAATAATTTTATTAGCCTGTATTTCAATACATTCTTGCGGATCAACTAG
- the pyrR gene encoding bifunctional pyr operon transcriptional regulator/uracil phosphoribosyltransferase PyrR — protein sequence MSTTRLLEKDEMARVLERLASQILERHAACQDVMLVGIERRGADLARRIAALLQTRLDRVIPLGTLDINLYRDDWTSLVGKPSIGQSRITESVDEKVIILIDDVLYTGRTIRAALEALLDYGRPRCVELLTLIDRGHRELPIHADYVGRVINTSRQEHVDVMLAERDGEDSVNLTTAS from the coding sequence ATGTCCACGACCCGGTTACTGGAAAAAGACGAAATGGCGCGCGTACTTGAACGCCTCGCCTCGCAGATACTTGAACGCCACGCGGCATGCCAGGATGTGATGCTTGTGGGCATCGAACGGCGCGGCGCAGACCTGGCCCGGCGCATAGCTGCCCTGCTGCAAACGCGCCTTGACCGCGTCATCCCCCTCGGAACCCTGGATATCAATCTGTACCGCGATGACTGGACAAGCCTTGTGGGCAAGCCCAGCATCGGGCAGTCCCGCATTACCGAAAGCGTGGACGAAAAGGTTATCATCCTGATTGACGATGTGCTTTACACCGGGCGCACCATCCGCGCAGCCCTCGAGGCCCTGCTCGACTACGGCCGCCCCCGCTGCGTGGAACTGCTGACCCTTATCGACCGAGGTCACCGCGAGCTGCCCATCCATGCGGATTATGTGGGCCGCGTCATCAATACCAGCAGGCAGGAACACGTGGACGTCATGCTCGCCGAGCGCGACGGCGAAGACAGCGTGAACCTGACCACCGCATCGTAA
- a CDS encoding IscA/HesB family protein: MIELTDSARKELDSFFTGKKKDPIRVYMTAGUGGPRLALALDEPNDQDQTEEQAGYTFCINSALLSEVQGVKIDLTYMGFAVEPVVPFASEGNSGGCSSCSSGCGSNA, translated from the coding sequence ATGATCGAATTGACCGACAGCGCCCGTAAGGAACTGGATTCGTTCTTTACCGGCAAGAAAAAGGATCCCATCCGGGTCTACATGACCGCAGGTTGAGGCGGCCCGCGCCTTGCCCTGGCTCTGGATGAGCCTAACGACCAGGATCAAACCGAGGAACAGGCCGGCTACACCTTCTGCATCAACAGTGCTCTTCTGTCAGAAGTGCAGGGTGTAAAAATTGATTTAACCTACATGGGCTTTGCGGTTGAACCCGTAGTGCCCTTCGCTTCTGAAGGCAACAGCGGTGGTTGCAGCAGCTGCTCAAGCGGCTGCGGCAGCAACGCGTAA
- the yedE gene encoding YedE family putative selenium transporter produces MKPGFNFFSTTTGIIATGLVFGVLAVLLQQMGNPGNMGICVVCFNRDIAGALGFHRAAVVQYLRPEIMGMVLGAFGAALAFGEYKPRGGSAPITRFLLGGIAGIGALVFLGCPWRVILRLAGGDAFALFGLAGLICGVGIGTIFFRMGFSLGRSQGQSKISGLVLPGIMLSFVALYLLNPQVAEQPQSGVLFYSVKGPGAQHAPFILSIGVGLIVGFLAQRSRFCTMGALRDVMLFKQWHLALGFLAMLGAALVLNLYFGAFKPGFENQPIAQPDNLWNFLGMATAGLAFALAGGCPGRQLFMAGEGDNDAAVFAVGLIVGTAVAHNFGLASSPAGVGPHGMAATLAGLAICLCIGFFNCKRGA; encoded by the coding sequence ATGAAACCAGGCTTCAACTTTTTCTCCACCACAACAGGTATCATCGCCACCGGGCTTGTGTTCGGCGTGCTTGCCGTATTGCTCCAGCAAATGGGCAATCCCGGCAACATGGGCATCTGCGTGGTCTGCTTTAACCGCGATATCGCTGGCGCTCTGGGCTTTCACCGCGCTGCCGTCGTGCAGTACCTGCGGCCCGAAATCATGGGCATGGTGCTTGGCGCATTCGGCGCGGCGCTGGCCTTTGGCGAATACAAGCCGCGCGGCGGCTCGGCCCCCATCACCCGCTTTTTGCTTGGAGGCATAGCGGGTATTGGCGCGCTGGTCTTTCTGGGTTGCCCCTGGCGCGTTATTCTGCGCCTGGCTGGCGGCGACGCCTTTGCACTCTTTGGCCTTGCGGGCCTGATCTGCGGCGTGGGCATTGGCACCATTTTTTTCCGCATGGGCTTTTCACTTGGTCGCAGTCAGGGCCAGAGCAAAATTTCCGGTCTGGTGCTGCCCGGCATCATGCTTTCCTTCGTGGCCCTGTATCTGCTCAATCCGCAGGTGGCAGAACAGCCGCAGAGCGGCGTACTCTTCTATTCCGTCAAAGGGCCCGGCGCACAGCATGCACCCTTTATACTCTCCATTGGCGTGGGGCTGATAGTGGGCTTTCTGGCCCAGCGCAGCCGCTTCTGCACCATGGGAGCCCTGCGCGACGTGATGCTGTTCAAGCAATGGCATCTGGCACTGGGATTTCTGGCCATGCTGGGCGCGGCCCTTGTTCTGAACCTGTATTTCGGCGCGTTCAAGCCCGGCTTTGAAAACCAGCCTATCGCCCAGCCCGACAACCTCTGGAACTTCCTCGGCATGGCTACTGCCGGTCTGGCCTTTGCGCTGGCGGGCGGCTGCCCTGGCCGTCAGCTCTTTATGGCTGGCGAGGGCGACAACGACGCCGCTGTATTTGCCGTTGGCCTGATCGTTGGCACCGCTGTTGCCCATAACTTCGGCTTGGCCTCCAGCCCCGCAGGGGTCGGCCCTCACGGCATGGCGGCCACCCTTGCCGGCCTTGCCATCTGCCTGTGCATCGGATTTTTCAACTGCAAGAGAGGTGCGTAA
- a CDS encoding DUF3343 domain-containing protein, whose protein sequence is MDARGGGKRGCNDRGLLVFDHTGEVIRAERLLCKAGLDVEVKGPPPELRTGCDMVVVFELVSQARVLDVLEREGLEPRQVVSAHDVLLEPVSLFQIKHLDDRWLMVRAANMKITLDAADGRIVNISGGGCPDVPWVAHRLCGLRLDEAPEPLSLGQTLCCYSLQKAFEELRRQVACGA, encoded by the coding sequence ATGGATGCTCGCGGCGGCGGCAAACGCGGTTGCAACGACCGAGGTCTGCTGGTTTTTGACCACACTGGCGAGGTTATCCGCGCCGAGCGCCTGCTGTGCAAGGCCGGGTTGGATGTGGAAGTAAAGGGGCCGCCGCCGGAACTGCGCACAGGGTGCGACATGGTGGTGGTTTTTGAACTGGTGAGTCAGGCGCGCGTTCTGGATGTTCTGGAACGGGAAGGTCTTGAGCCCCGTCAGGTGGTCAGCGCCCACGATGTGCTGCTGGAGCCTGTGTCCCTGTTTCAGATAAAACATCTGGATGACCGCTGGCTGATGGTACGCGCCGCCAATATGAAAATTACCCTTGATGCTGCTGACGGACGCATTGTGAATATTTCAGGCGGCGGCTGCCCTGATGTGCCGTGGGTGGCGCATCGGCTGTGCGGCCTGCGCCTTGATGAAGCCCCGGAACCCCTGTCCCTGGGGCAGACCCTCTGCTGCTACAGCCTGCAAAAGGCCTTTGAAGAACTGCGGAGGCAAGTCGCATGTGGTGCATAG
- a CDS encoding sulfurtransferase TusA family protein has product MSTTIDTRGLSCPQPVLMFLTAAKADEQGPFSVLVDNDASLENVSRAARNRGFAVSTTEEGEGITRIDIRKD; this is encoded by the coding sequence ATGTCTACCACCATCGACACCCGAGGGCTTTCCTGCCCGCAGCCCGTACTCATGTTTCTTACCGCTGCCAAGGCCGATGAACAGGGGCCTTTCAGCGTATTGGTGGATAACGACGCCAGCCTTGAAAATGTCAGCCGCGCTGCCCGCAACCGGGGATTTGCCGTCAGCACCACTGAAGAGGGCGAAGGCATAACGCGCATAGACATCCGCAAGGATTAA
- a CDS encoding efflux RND transporter periplasmic adaptor subunit has product MNILDIMSTKKLLKKNYVLIIIGAIILIIGGALVGSNESKRDDAPAYRRVRSYTVITASTNTAEYTGVIRARTESNLGFRVAGKITEKLVKDGDHVIRGQALMRLDPTDIALGLAASKEAVTAAKAQNRQALADERRMRNLLSEKAVSTKDYDHARALADATTAQLSAAIANAKQMENQVDYALLRADADGIIMETVADVGQVVNTGAVVVRLAHDGAREAVINFPEGDAKASQHSAVASLYAAQGKIFPAELRELSAQADPITRTYQARYTLKEEGKDAPLGATVTVRLERDESSGGAQLCEIPIGALFDDGSGISVWVISPETSTLSRRPVVVVKLGSETALISKGLELGEQILALGAHLVSEGEHVQPQTNTAEKKYDRL; this is encoded by the coding sequence ATGAATATACTTGACATCATGAGCACAAAAAAACTGCTCAAGAAAAACTATGTGCTCATTATTATTGGAGCCATAATTTTGATTATTGGTGGCGCGCTTGTGGGCAGCAATGAATCCAAACGTGACGATGCGCCTGCATACCGTCGCGTTCGTTCATATACGGTCATTACAGCCAGCACCAATACCGCTGAATATACGGGAGTGATTCGTGCGCGAACAGAAAGCAATCTCGGTTTCCGCGTGGCTGGAAAAATAACCGAGAAGCTGGTCAAGGATGGGGATCATGTAATCCGGGGTCAGGCGTTGATGCGACTTGATCCGACAGATATTGCACTAGGTCTGGCTGCTTCCAAAGAAGCTGTAACAGCAGCCAAAGCGCAAAACAGACAAGCTCTGGCGGACGAACGCCGCATGCGCAACCTTTTGTCCGAGAAGGCCGTATCCACCAAGGACTATGATCATGCCAGAGCGCTAGCTGATGCAACAACGGCCCAGCTTAGTGCAGCCATTGCCAACGCAAAGCAGATGGAAAACCAGGTCGATTACGCACTACTAAGAGCTGATGCGGACGGTATAATAATGGAAACCGTGGCTGATGTCGGTCAAGTGGTCAACACAGGGGCTGTGGTTGTTCGGCTTGCACATGATGGTGCTCGTGAGGCGGTCATCAACTTTCCTGAGGGTGATGCAAAAGCATCGCAGCATAGCGCAGTTGCCAGTCTTTATGCTGCTCAAGGTAAAATTTTTCCGGCGGAGTTGCGTGAACTCTCGGCGCAGGCCGACCCTATCACAAGAACTTACCAGGCTCGATATACACTCAAAGAAGAAGGTAAAGACGCTCCACTCGGTGCCACTGTAACGGTACGTCTAGAGAGAGATGAATCCAGTGGGGGTGCCCAGTTATGTGAAATCCCGATTGGAGCCCTGTTTGATGATGGTTCAGGCATCAGCGTATGGGTCATCAGTCCCGAAACCTCAACGCTATCCCGCCGACCAGTTGTAGTTGTGAAGCTTGGAAGCGAAACCGCATTGATAAGCAAGGGGCTTGAACTGGGAGAACAAATTCTCGCGCTGGGTGCGCACCTTGTCTCGGAAGGAGAACACGTCCAGCCCCAAACTAACACGGCAGAGAAAAAATATGACAGGCTTTAA
- a CDS encoding NAD(P)H-hydrate dehydratase: protein MWCIAGTLPDPDFALCPAGLEAESTVAGGLLHLPDGQAVPVQRGTAALAATAILACKELGIAPPRLLLAGDPGSGAGSRAIYAWLEQNLTGIAPAGLTFHYLFPDQDWHNRVLMAAQALAVSPIMVADAGFMYVAKMSGYADAYDLFTPDLGELAFLADEKAPHPFYTRGFLLAREDDVPPLLQRALEHGNCPKNLIIKGSKDYIVVDGRVIATVDAPSVPAMECIGGTGDLVTGLATAFLCGGAAMNEACTAAARMARLLAQICAPNPGTQIGELIEMLPEAMRGARSVWPTTLSASSVEL from the coding sequence ATGTGGTGCATAGCAGGGACCTTGCCCGACCCGGATTTTGCCCTCTGCCCTGCTGGTCTTGAGGCCGAAAGCACGGTTGCAGGCGGGCTGCTCCACCTGCCGGATGGCCAGGCCGTACCTGTGCAGCGAGGCACTGCGGCCCTTGCCGCCACAGCCATTCTTGCCTGCAAGGAACTGGGCATTGCGCCGCCGCGTCTGCTGCTGGCGGGCGACCCTGGTTCCGGCGCGGGCAGCCGCGCCATTTACGCATGGCTGGAACAGAATCTGACAGGCATTGCCCCTGCAGGGCTGACCTTTCACTATCTTTTCCCTGATCAGGATTGGCACAACCGGGTGCTCATGGCCGCTCAGGCTCTTGCCGTGTCGCCAATAATGGTTGCAGATGCGGGCTTTATGTATGTGGCGAAAATGAGCGGTTATGCCGATGCCTATGATCTTTTTACGCCGGATCTGGGCGAGCTGGCCTTTCTGGCAGATGAAAAAGCCCCCCACCCCTTTTATACGCGGGGTTTTCTGCTGGCTCGCGAGGATGACGTGCCGCCGCTTTTGCAACGCGCTCTTGAGCATGGCAACTGCCCAAAAAATCTGATTATCAAGGGATCAAAAGATTACATTGTTGTGGATGGCCGAGTAATCGCCACGGTGGACGCGCCCTCGGTTCCGGCCATGGAATGCATTGGCGGCACGGGCGATCTGGTGACAGGGCTTGCAACGGCGTTTTTGTGCGGCGGCGCGGCAATGAACGAGGCCTGCACGGCGGCGGCCCGCATGGCGCGCCTGCTGGCGCAAATCTGCGCGCCCAACCCCGGCACCCAGATTGGCGAGCTGATTGAAATGCTTCCAGAAGCCATGCGCGGTGCGCGCTCAGTGTGGCCGACCACTCTTTCTGCATCATCCGTCGAGTTGTAG
- a CDS encoding IscA/HesB family protein produces the protein MLELTESAQKELAAFFEGKEKSTIRVYLAPGGCSGPHLALALDAATDEDMSEDQGGFTFCINKELLAQVEGVKIDLSYAGFTVEPTVPLPQTGGGCSSCGGGCGH, from the coding sequence ATGCTTGAACTGACCGAAAGCGCCCAGAAGGAACTGGCGGCCTTTTTTGAAGGTAAGGAAAAAAGCACCATTCGCGTTTACCTCGCCCCCGGCGGGTGCAGCGGGCCCCATCTGGCCCTTGCCCTGGACGCCGCGACGGATGAAGATATGAGCGAAGATCAGGGCGGATTCACCTTCTGCATCAACAAGGAGCTTCTTGCTCAGGTTGAAGGCGTGAAGATTGATCTTTCCTACGCGGGTTTCACAGTTGAACCCACGGTGCCCCTGCCCCAGACGGGCGGTGGTTGCAGCAGCTGCGGCGGCGGCTGCGGACACTAG